The following coding sequences lie in one bacterium genomic window:
- a CDS encoding DUF1257 domain-containing protein — translation MQDLGYQPVEDRVKKRGYGGMTTEVDLMIPTKNPGYDIGFKINKGVFELVADWYGIHDIKQNEFLSQEVTLKGRIDKRKE, via the coding sequence CTGCAAGACCTTGGATATCAACCCGTAGAAGACAGAGTCAAGAAACGGGGATACGGTGGGATGACCACAGAGGTTGACTTGATGATTCCAACAAAAAATCCCGGCTATGATATTGGATTCAAAATAAATAAAGGCGTGTTTGAGCTTGTGGCTGACTGGTATGGAATACACGACATAAAACAAAATGAGTTTCTTAGTCAAGAAGTAACCCTAAAAGGTCGCATTGATAAGAGAAAGGAGTGA